The DNA window AGTTCGGCAATTCAACCGATAACCGATAACCGTGAACCGTAAACCGCAACCATGATCACCGTACTCACCGGCGGAACCGGCGGCGCAAAATTCGTCCAGGGACTGGTGCGCGTTGTGCCGCCCGAAGAAGTCACGGCCATCGTCAACACCGGCGATGACCTCACCTGGTGGGGGCTGCACGTTTCCCCCGATCTCGATTCCATCACCTATGCGCTGGCCGGCATCCTGAGTCGCGAGCGCGGCTGGGGCGTCGAGGGCGACACCTTCACTTGCCTGGAGCGCATGCGGCAGCTCGGCGCGCCGGCCTGGTTCCAACTCGGCGACCGCGACCTGGCCACCCATCTCCGCCGCACCCAACTGCTCACCGTGCACACGCTCACCGAGGCCACTTCGGAGATCGCGTCGGAAATGGGCGTACGCGCGCGCATCCTGCCGATGTCGGACGACCGCGTGCAGACGCGCGTCCTCACCGACGCCGGCGAATTGAGCTTCCAGGAATACTTCGTGCGCGAGCGCTACCGCGTGCCGGCCAAGGGCGTGCGTTTCGTGGGCGCGGAACAAGCGCAGGCCGCGCCCGGTGTCGTCGCAGCGATCCGTGACGCCGCGGCGGTGCTGATCGCACCCAGCAATCCCATCACCAGCATCGGCCCCATCCTCAGCGTGCCGGGCATTCGCGCTGCGCTTTGCCAGACCGCGGCCCAGGTGGTCGCGGTGAGCCCGATCGTCGGTGGCGCTGCCGTGTCCGGCCCCGCCGGCGAATTGATGAAG is part of the Terriglobia bacterium genome and encodes:
- the cofD gene encoding 2-phospho-L-lactate transferase; the protein is MITVLTGGTGGAKFVQGLVRVVPPEEVTAIVNTGDDLTWWGLHVSPDLDSITYALAGILSRERGWGVEGDTFTCLERMRQLGAPAWFQLGDRDLATHLRRTQLLTVHTLTEATSEIASEMGVRARILPMSDDRVQTRVLTDAGELSFQEYFVRERYRVPAKGVRFVGAEQAQAAPGVVAAIRDAAAVLIAPSNPITSIGPILSVPGIRAALCQTAAQVVAVSPIVGGAAVSGPAGELMKTQQLPVSIAGVAQAYQDFLDALIADERDRPHAADIEKLGIHVTFTNTIMDSDNAKAELARAAVSAIIPARAALGSPARAARDGVVAGRAR